One genomic window of Coraliomargarita sinensis includes the following:
- the tgt gene encoding tRNA guanosine(34) transglycosylase Tgt has product MFTLLKESGAARRGVLTTRHGEIQTPIFMPVGTQATVKGLTPQQIEEAGAQIILGNTYHLNIRPGSELIRDLGGLHRFMNWNGPILTDSGGFQVFSLAKLRKITEKGIEFRSHLDGQKLFLDPRECYRIQANLDTDIAMVLDECPPFPCERDDCEQAVKRTIRWAGEFLEHAREDGFLESGHHVFAIIQGSTYDDLRRHCGQALAEMDFPGYAVGGVSVGEPEEEMLKQVAACAPVMPRDKPRYVMGVGTPPQLLKMVGLGMDMFDCVMPTRLARHATVFTPEGPLNLKNECFKHDAAPIMEADNYTCQNFSRAYLRHLIMSKELLAHTLLSIHNVHFFLDLMAQARAHIEAGDFESWSHAWIERYQAGG; this is encoded by the coding sequence ATGTTCACTTTACTTAAAGAATCCGGCGCGGCGCGTCGCGGTGTGTTGACAACGCGTCACGGGGAGATCCAGACGCCGATTTTCATGCCCGTGGGTACCCAAGCCACGGTCAAGGGGCTCACCCCACAGCAGATCGAAGAGGCCGGTGCGCAGATTATTCTGGGCAACACCTACCATCTGAACATCCGGCCCGGCTCCGAGTTGATTCGAGATTTGGGCGGGCTACACAGGTTCATGAACTGGAACGGCCCCATCCTGACCGACAGTGGCGGTTTTCAGGTCTTCAGTTTGGCCAAGCTGCGCAAGATTACGGAAAAGGGCATCGAATTTCGTTCCCATCTGGACGGGCAGAAGCTCTTTCTTGACCCCAGGGAGTGCTACCGCATTCAGGCCAATTTGGATACGGATATCGCCATGGTGCTCGACGAATGTCCCCCTTTTCCCTGCGAGCGTGACGATTGCGAGCAGGCGGTGAAGCGGACGATCCGCTGGGCGGGCGAGTTTCTCGAGCATGCGAGGGAGGACGGTTTTCTGGAGAGCGGACACCATGTCTTTGCCATCATTCAGGGGTCCACCTATGACGATCTTCGCCGGCACTGCGGACAGGCCTTGGCGGAGATGGATTTTCCCGGCTACGCCGTGGGCGGAGTCAGCGTGGGCGAACCCGAGGAGGAGATGTTGAAACAGGTCGCGGCCTGCGCGCCGGTCATGCCGAGGGATAAGCCGCGTTACGTCATGGGGGTGGGCACGCCGCCCCAACTCCTCAAGATGGTCGGTCTGGGTATGGATATGTTCGACTGCGTCATGCCCACCCGGCTGGCGCGGCACGCCACTGTCTTTACGCCCGAGGGGCCCCTCAATCTTAAAAACGAGTGCTTCAAGCACGACGCCGCGCCAATCATGGAGGCCGACAACTACACCTGCCAAAATTTCAGCCGCGCCTACCTGCGTCACCTGATCATGTCCAAGGAGCTGCTCGCGCACACGCTGCTTTCGATCCACAACGTCCATTTCTTTCTCGATCTGATGGCGCAGGCCCGGGCGCATATCGAGGCAGGTGATTTCGAGAGTTGGAGCCATGCCTGGATCGAGCGCTATCAGGCAGGAGGGTAA
- a CDS encoding SGNH/GDSL hydrolase family protein has protein sequence MKLFHLSLLLLLSGTGFAATVPDRAWSFYASGLMQNESGFFSRDVAPRTVRLLFQPIKVLSVRSANHAVTYEEGKDYEVDYEKGLLRLTSQSQIPCTRLYGGEGEGYQRFKNSEGEGMFFGEADLYHQRQVVVRYEHAGTGWEGEAFLPKPQPEVFPRTHARVRDEEPVRVALLGDSISVGYNASGFIKVAPHLPAFGQQVAEAIGEASRSESDFLNVSRGGATARWGRKHLPEVIRHSPDLVMIAFGMNDGRRPGKEAVYEKQVRAIIEGLRDGLPEVEIMLVANMLPNEEFSPHSGHLANRKVLYKLAAEYEKIAVADVMAVTQAMLKRKKFADLCGNGVNHPNDFLHQVYASVIMETLGL, from the coding sequence ATGAAGTTATTTCATCTCAGTCTATTGCTGCTGCTCTCAGGGACAGGTTTTGCCGCAACGGTTCCGGACAGAGCCTGGTCGTTTTATGCCAGCGGATTGATGCAAAATGAGTCCGGCTTCTTCAGTCGTGATGTGGCACCACGAACCGTGCGACTGCTATTCCAGCCCATAAAGGTCTTGTCTGTGCGTTCCGCGAACCATGCAGTGACCTACGAGGAGGGCAAAGACTACGAAGTCGACTACGAGAAAGGACTGCTGCGGCTCACCTCGCAGTCGCAAATCCCTTGCACCCGCCTCTACGGCGGTGAGGGAGAGGGCTATCAGCGCTTTAAAAACAGTGAAGGGGAGGGGATGTTCTTCGGCGAGGCCGACCTTTATCATCAGAGGCAAGTTGTGGTCCGTTACGAACATGCCGGAACGGGATGGGAGGGCGAGGCCTTCCTGCCCAAGCCGCAGCCCGAGGTCTTCCCAAGGACGCATGCCAGGGTACGGGACGAAGAGCCGGTGCGTGTGGCACTCCTGGGTGACAGTATTTCCGTCGGCTACAACGCGTCCGGTTTTATCAAGGTGGCACCGCACCTGCCGGCTTTCGGACAGCAAGTCGCTGAGGCTATTGGTGAAGCCTCGCGCAGCGAAAGCGACTTTCTCAATGTCTCACGTGGCGGTGCCACAGCCCGCTGGGGGCGCAAGCATCTGCCGGAAGTGATCCGTCATTCGCCCGATCTGGTGATGATCGCTTTCGGCATGAACGATGGACGGCGACCGGGTAAAGAAGCGGTCTACGAAAAACAGGTTCGTGCCATCATCGAAGGATTGAGGGACGGGCTCCCCGAGGTCGAAATCATGTTGGTGGCAAATATGCTGCCCAACGAAGAGTTTTCACCGCATTCGGGGCATCTCGCCAACCGGAAGGTATTATATAAACTGGCGGCAGAATACGAAAAGATCGCTGTCGCCGATGTTATGGCGGTGACTCAGGCCATGTTAAAACGGAAGAAATTCGCCGATCTCTGCGGTAACGGGGTCAATCATCCGAACGATTTTCTCCACCAGGTCTATGCCTCGGTGATTATGGAAACGTTGGGGCTTTGA
- a CDS encoding sialate O-acetylesterase, with translation MKRIPVKLVLLAALFLAASIAQAKPLKVYILCGQSNMEGHAQTKTFPAIAKDPETKYLYDKIVDAEGKPRVFDGIWIEYAYGNFHGDPVGKRSGKLTAGYGSQHHVGTGKIGPELTFGITMQEHHNEPILLIKAAWGGKSLMVDFRPPSAGELEDHKHKDKAGRYYNLLIEHVREVLAKTSGDYELAGFVWFQGFNDMVGPYPKNETSGGKDFSEYSRLLSCFIRDVRKDLGAPELPFVVGVLGVGGKDAGDNALAFREGMAAPAMTDEFKGNVVNVFSEKYWPEEIDAVQEKVQTVKRTFSKQWKEVKQLEGEARKEAQNKLKEEERAAIDAALTEDELFTLDVGTSNRGFHYHGSAKFFAQLGEAFAKSLISIGR, from the coding sequence ATGAAACGTATCCCCGTAAAACTCGTTCTGCTGGCTGCACTTTTCCTTGCGGCAAGCATCGCCCAAGCCAAGCCGCTCAAGGTTTATATCCTTTGCGGGCAGTCGAACATGGAGGGCCATGCCCAGACCAAAACCTTTCCGGCCATCGCCAAAGACCCGGAGACCAAATACCTCTATGACAAAATCGTCGATGCGGAGGGCAAGCCACGTGTCTTCGACGGCATCTGGATCGAATACGCCTACGGCAACTTCCACGGCGACCCGGTGGGCAAGCGCTCCGGAAAGTTGACGGCGGGCTACGGCAGCCAACACCACGTCGGCACGGGTAAGATCGGCCCGGAGCTGACCTTCGGCATCACCATGCAGGAACACCACAATGAACCGATCCTGTTGATCAAGGCCGCCTGGGGTGGCAAGAGCCTGATGGTCGATTTCCGCCCGCCCAGCGCCGGCGAACTGGAAGACCACAAGCACAAGGACAAGGCCGGGCGTTATTACAATTTACTCATCGAGCACGTGCGTGAAGTGCTCGCCAAAACATCCGGCGACTACGAACTGGCCGGTTTTGTCTGGTTTCAGGGCTTTAACGACATGGTCGGACCGTACCCCAAAAACGAAACATCCGGGGGCAAAGACTTTTCCGAATACAGCCGCCTGCTTTCCTGCTTTATTCGCGATGTGCGCAAGGACCTCGGGGCACCGGAACTTCCCTTTGTTGTCGGCGTGCTCGGCGTGGGCGGGAAAGACGCGGGTGACAACGCACTGGCCTTCCGTGAAGGGATGGCCGCCCCGGCCATGACGGATGAATTCAAAGGCAATGTCGTTAATGTCTTCTCCGAAAAGTACTGGCCCGAGGAAATCGATGCCGTCCAGGAAAAGGTACAAACCGTGAAAAGGACTTTTTCCAAGCAATGGAAAGAAGTGAAGCAACTGGAAGGCGAAGCCCGAAAAGAAGCTCAGAATAAGTTAAAGGAAGAAGAACGTGCCGCCATCGACGCGGCACTGACCGAAGACGAGCTCTTTACGCTCGACGTCGGCACTTCCAACCGTGGCTTCCACTATCACGGCTCCGCCAAGTTCTTCGCCCAGCTCGGCGAGGCGTTTGCCAAGAGTTTGATTTCGATTGGCCGCTAA
- the ffh gene encoding signal recognition particle protein: MLENLTDKLGSALRNLRGTGKLTEENMTEALKEVRQALLSADVHFKVARQFVTEVKEQCVGQEVLKSVTPGQQVVKIIHDELVKLLGEGTTELEDKRPLRIMMVGLHGSGKTTSSGKLARYLAKKRDYRPALVACDVYRPAAIDQLEMLAKNESCTFYGDREEKDVVKIGKRGLDAAKEADANLVIFDTAGRLQVDEHLIEEIKRLKKAVQPDEILLVADAALGQEAVNVAKHFHEAVDCTGIILTKLDGDARGGAALSMKSISNVPIKFMGTGEKPDEFDIFHPDRMASRILGMGDVVSLVEKAQDTIDEKEAERMAEKMRKADFNLEDFLQQMQQVKKMGSLNSIMGMMPGMSGVEIGDAEEKKMARTEAIIRSMTPQERQTPRLLRGSRVKRIADGSGVQVRDVNALLKQFGQMQKMMKMMRGGKKGRKMMKAMQAQMGEGGGGMPGMPGM, translated from the coding sequence ATGCTCGAAAATCTTACAGACAAATTAGGCAGCGCGCTGCGTAACCTCCGTGGCACCGGCAAGCTGACGGAAGAAAACATGACCGAGGCCCTTAAGGAGGTCCGGCAGGCACTGCTGTCGGCCGACGTCCATTTCAAGGTGGCCCGCCAATTTGTCACCGAGGTCAAGGAGCAGTGCGTCGGCCAGGAAGTGCTCAAATCCGTCACACCGGGCCAACAGGTGGTCAAAATTATTCACGACGAGCTGGTCAAACTGCTTGGCGAAGGCACGACCGAACTGGAGGATAAAAGGCCGCTGCGCATCATGATGGTCGGCCTGCACGGCTCGGGCAAGACGACCAGTTCCGGAAAACTGGCGCGCTATTTGGCCAAAAAACGTGATTACCGGCCCGCGCTCGTCGCCTGTGATGTCTATCGTCCCGCCGCCATCGACCAGCTCGAGATGCTGGCCAAAAACGAGAGCTGCACCTTTTACGGGGACCGCGAAGAGAAAGATGTGGTCAAAATCGGCAAGCGTGGTCTCGATGCCGCCAAGGAAGCCGATGCCAACCTCGTCATTTTCGATACCGCAGGCCGGCTACAGGTTGACGAGCATCTGATCGAGGAGATCAAGCGGCTCAAGAAAGCCGTCCAGCCCGATGAAATCCTTCTCGTGGCCGATGCCGCCCTGGGCCAGGAAGCCGTCAACGTGGCCAAGCATTTCCATGAAGCCGTCGATTGCACCGGCATTATCCTGACCAAACTCGACGGCGATGCCCGCGGTGGTGCTGCGCTCTCCATGAAGTCGATCTCCAATGTGCCCATCAAGTTCATGGGTACGGGCGAAAAGCCGGATGAATTCGATATCTTTCACCCCGACCGCATGGCCTCACGTATTCTGGGGATGGGCGATGTGGTCTCGCTGGTCGAAAAGGCGCAGGACACGATCGACGAAAAAGAAGCCGAACGCATGGCCGAAAAGATGCGCAAGGCCGACTTCAATCTGGAAGACTTTCTCCAGCAGATGCAGCAGGTCAAAAAAATGGGTTCGCTCAACTCCATCATGGGGATGATGCCGGGCATGAGCGGCGTCGAAATCGGCGATGCCGAAGAGAAGAAGATGGCCCGCACCGAGGCCATCATCCGCTCGATGACGCCACAGGAACGCCAGACGCCCCGATTGCTGCGGGGCAGCCGTGTCAAACGGATCGCCGACGGTTCCGGCGTGCAGGTGCGCGACGTCAATGCCCTACTCAAGCAGTTCGGGCAGATGCAAAAGATGATGAAAATGATGCGCGGCGGCAAGAAGGGCCGGAAGATGATGAAGGCCATGCAGGCCCAAATGGGCGAAGGTGGCGGCGGCATGCCGGGGATGCCGGGCATGTGA
- a CDS encoding quinone-dependent dihydroorotate dehydrogenase, whose protein sequence is MALVYEKMIRPLLFRMEPEQAHDRGRTALMTLSSLPTLCKLFRAYNLVREDKPVKLFGLEFPNRVGLAAGMDKDGEFPRAIEALGFGHVEVGTVTPESQPGNPRPRLFRYPEYNALVNRMGFNNRGSEVMLNALAKHYPKGKRGVPVGVNIGKAKTTPLDKAVDDYIACFRKLADQADYFTVNISSPNTAGLRDLQSEAYLRDLLATLRGENKSHAKKLGRPAHPLLLKIAPDLSFKEIDVILEVLLDLKYDGIIATNTTIQRPNGFPGSETGGLSGGAFIRKRSTDVINYIYKSTSGKLPIVGVGGIDSPEAAGEKVDAGASLIQLYTGWVYRGPFFARTLAKALKAKGEDWI, encoded by the coding sequence ATGGCACTTGTATACGAGAAGATGATACGCCCGCTTTTGTTCCGGATGGAGCCGGAGCAAGCACACGATCGCGGGCGCACCGCGTTAATGACACTTAGCTCTCTACCGACGCTGTGTAAGCTCTTTCGTGCCTACAATCTCGTCCGCGAGGATAAGCCCGTAAAGCTCTTCGGATTGGAGTTTCCCAATCGCGTCGGCCTGGCCGCCGGCATGGATAAGGACGGCGAGTTTCCCCGCGCGATCGAGGCCCTGGGCTTTGGCCATGTGGAAGTCGGCACCGTGACGCCGGAAAGCCAGCCGGGCAATCCGCGCCCCCGGCTCTTTCGATATCCGGAATACAACGCCCTGGTCAACCGCATGGGTTTTAACAACCGCGGCTCCGAGGTGATGTTGAACGCGCTCGCCAAACACTATCCCAAGGGCAAGCGGGGTGTGCCGGTGGGTGTCAATATCGGCAAGGCAAAGACCACACCGCTCGACAAGGCGGTCGACGATTATATCGCCTGCTTCCGTAAACTGGCGGATCAGGCCGATTACTTTACGGTCAATATCAGTAGTCCCAATACCGCCGGTCTGCGTGACCTGCAGTCCGAGGCCTACCTCCGCGACCTGCTTGCCACCCTGAGGGGCGAAAATAAAAGCCATGCCAAAAAGCTCGGCCGGCCGGCGCACCCTCTATTGCTGAAAATTGCACCGGACCTGAGTTTTAAGGAAATCGATGTCATTCTCGAGGTGCTGCTCGATTTGAAATACGACGGTATTATTGCCACAAACACCACGATCCAACGGCCCAACGGATTCCCCGGATCCGAGACCGGGGGCCTGAGTGGCGGGGCGTTTATCCGCAAACGGTCCACCGACGTCATCAACTACATTTACAAAAGCACCTCCGGCAAGCTCCCGATTGTGGGGGTCGGAGGGATCGATTCCCCGGAGGCTGCCGGTGAGAAAGTCGACGCCGGTGCTTCGCTCATCCAGCTTTATACAGGTTGGGTCTATCGCGGCCCGTTTTTTGCCCGAACTTTGGCCAAAGCCCTCAAGGCCAAGGGCGAAGACTGGATCTAG
- a CDS encoding NADPH-dependent FMN reductase, producing the protein MITIIAGTNRPDANSRKVAHSLLRFYENAGKQAQILDLADLPQEIFLPESYGEKPAGFQPFADSVLASSGLHVVTPEYNGGFPGILKYFIDMLPFPESFEDRPVAFTGVAAGMFGALRPVEQLQQIFAYRNAHIYPSRVFIMKVNDVLNDAGELDDAEIAGRLKEQSEGFAAFVAQLNKK; encoded by the coding sequence ATGATTACCATAATTGCTGGAACCAACCGACCGGATGCGAATAGCCGCAAAGTAGCACATTCCTTACTGCGCTTTTATGAAAACGCAGGGAAGCAGGCGCAAATTCTTGATTTGGCCGACCTGCCTCAGGAGATCTTTTTGCCGGAATCGTATGGTGAAAAGCCTGCGGGGTTTCAGCCCTTTGCCGATTCCGTGCTCGCGTCCTCGGGCCTTCACGTGGTCACTCCCGAGTATAACGGCGGTTTTCCCGGTATCCTGAAATACTTTATCGATATGCTTCCGTTCCCGGAGAGTTTCGAAGACCGACCGGTTGCTTTTACCGGAGTGGCAGCCGGAATGTTTGGTGCGTTGCGTCCGGTTGAACAGCTTCAGCAAATTTTTGCCTATCGGAACGCGCATATTTATCCGAGCCGGGTCTTTATCATGAAGGTGAACGATGTCCTGAACGATGCGGGCGAACTGGATGATGCCGAGATTGCCGGCCGCCTGAAGGAACAGTCCGAAGGATTTGCCGCTTTTGTGGCCCAGCTGAATAAAAAATAA
- a CDS encoding amidohydrolase family protein, producing MIIDCHTHCYPEEVVADPRKWAEARRELHWADLVAPEGRKSIQDWADPKKFLQAMDQAGVDRAVLLGWYWENEASCRWHNEVIAEWVRAAPKRFIGFAAILPNENVIEQLELAQSMGLRGVGELHPGVQGFDSESEHWQTLARWCAAHHWPVNCHATSENGPDHPSSVPTPLQDYMKMAAETSGLNLILAHWGGGLPRHTTQALPANLYFDCSASPLLYRMSVFREIMDKAGPDHVLFGSDYPLRIYPRRRRSAEMKTFLDAIRDEAGLDEAERAALLGGNFQRLVAATDSAISGGAA from the coding sequence ATGATCATCGACTGCCATACCCACTGCTATCCGGAAGAGGTCGTGGCCGACCCCCGCAAATGGGCGGAGGCACGGCGCGAACTGCACTGGGCGGATCTGGTTGCGCCCGAAGGCCGCAAGAGCATTCAGGATTGGGCCGACCCGAAGAAATTCCTGCAGGCCATGGATCAGGCCGGGGTCGACCGCGCCGTGCTGCTGGGCTGGTATTGGGAGAATGAGGCAAGCTGCCGCTGGCACAACGAAGTCATCGCAGAGTGGGTGCGGGCGGCCCCGAAGCGCTTCATCGGCTTTGCCGCGATTCTGCCCAACGAAAATGTTATCGAACAACTTGAATTGGCTCAGTCGATGGGCTTGCGCGGCGTGGGTGAATTGCACCCCGGCGTGCAGGGCTTTGACTCGGAGAGTGAGCACTGGCAGACACTGGCGCGCTGGTGCGCGGCCCACCACTGGCCGGTCAATTGTCATGCCACATCCGAGAATGGCCCCGACCATCCTTCGTCGGTGCCGACCCCGCTGCAGGACTACATGAAAATGGCAGCTGAGACGAGCGGCCTGAATTTGATTCTGGCCCACTGGGGTGGCGGACTCCCGCGGCACACCACTCAGGCCCTGCCGGCCAACCTCTACTTCGACTGCTCGGCCAGTCCCCTGCTCTACCGGATGAGTGTCTTTCGTGAAATCATGGATAAAGCCGGCCCGGATCATGTTCTGTTCGGCTCAGACTACCCGCTCCGCATCTACCCGCGCAGACGACGCAGCGCGGAAATGAAAACATTTCTGGATGCTATCCGGGACGAAGCAGGTCTGGACGAAGCAGAACGGGCCGCACTGCTGGGCGGGAATTTTCAACGATTGGTCGCCGCAACGGACTCCGCGATTTCAGGCGGAGCGGCCTAG
- a CDS encoding Fpg/Nei family DNA glycosylase, whose translation MGNSRIKPIYHHTRMPELAEVEYYRKQWSPGIGQIVAGVELHPDKRIYRGVDTDALVRGLKGRPLKKSMTHGKRMCFIFGDRHWLGVHLGMTGKNFVRGEDYQPAKHDHLVVAMESGTKLVFSDPRLFGRIHYAESRTPPEWWSDLPAEILSDAFTVERLQNFLKRRARAAIKAVLLMQEVFPGIGNWMADEILWRARLHPATPAGQLCKRQQDELYRRIREVSRDALEVIGSDWNTPPDDWLFNHRWRDGGICPKTGRPLVREKIGGRTTCWSPAWQK comes from the coding sequence ATGGGCAATTCGAGGATTAAGCCCATCTATCATCACACCCGTATGCCCGAACTCGCCGAAGTCGAATACTACCGTAAGCAATGGTCCCCCGGAATCGGGCAAATCGTGGCTGGCGTAGAGCTGCACCCGGATAAACGCATCTACCGGGGGGTGGATACGGATGCACTGGTCCGGGGGTTAAAGGGGCGGCCGTTGAAGAAAAGTATGACACATGGTAAGCGGATGTGCTTTATCTTCGGAGATCGGCACTGGCTGGGGGTGCACCTCGGCATGACAGGAAAGAACTTTGTGCGGGGGGAGGATTACCAGCCGGCTAAGCATGATCATTTGGTGGTCGCCATGGAGTCCGGAACGAAGCTGGTTTTCAGCGATCCCCGCCTCTTCGGGCGCATTCATTATGCCGAAAGCAGGACGCCTCCGGAATGGTGGTCGGATTTGCCGGCCGAAATTTTATCAGATGCTTTTACCGTAGAGCGGCTGCAAAATTTTTTAAAGCGTCGCGCCCGGGCCGCGATCAAGGCCGTGCTGCTCATGCAGGAGGTTTTTCCGGGCATTGGTAACTGGATGGCGGACGAAATTCTCTGGAGAGCCCGGCTGCACCCCGCCACGCCTGCGGGGCAATTATGCAAGAGGCAGCAGGACGAGCTCTATCGTCGTATACGGGAAGTCAGTCGCGATGCGCTGGAGGTGATCGGGAGCGACTGGAACACCCCGCCGGATGACTGGCTGTTTAACCACCGTTGGCGAGACGGAGGCATTTGTCCCAAAACCGGTCGTCCGCTTGTCCGCGAAAAAATCGGCGGCCGCACGACATGCTGGTCCCCGGCTTGGCAGAAATAG
- a CDS encoding glutamine synthetase beta-grasp domain-containing protein produces MAKIKLEYIWLDGYEPVANLRGKTKLIDGEMGKVTLEDCPMWGFDGSSTQQADGSDSDCMLKPVAIFPDGARKDAYIVMSEVLLPDGSPHPSNSRATIPDDPGLWVGLEQEYFLQQDGRPLGWPEDPNSYPAPQGEYYTGVGYCNVGDIARQIVEEHLDLCIFAGINHEGINAEVAKGQWEFQIFGKGSYNACDQMWVARYLLLRLCEKYGIDVEWHCKPFIGDWNGSGMHCNFSTDFMRETGGKDYFMKLMDKFEEYKDEHIAAYGPDNHLRLTGLHETQSIDKFSWGIADRGASIRVPHSFVKDDAYKGYLEDRRPNSQGDPYKIVARVSKTVNEVEAEFK; encoded by the coding sequence ATGGCTAAGATCAAACTAGAATACATCTGGCTCGATGGTTACGAGCCCGTCGCAAACCTCCGCGGTAAGACTAAGCTTATCGACGGCGAAATGGGTAAAGTGACCCTCGAAGACTGCCCAATGTGGGGCTTCGACGGCAGCTCCACGCAGCAAGCAGACGGCAGCGATTCCGACTGCATGCTTAAGCCAGTCGCAATCTTCCCGGACGGTGCTCGCAAAGACGCCTACATCGTGATGAGCGAAGTGCTCCTGCCCGACGGCAGCCCGCACCCGTCCAATTCACGCGCCACCATCCCCGACGATCCCGGCCTCTGGGTCGGTCTCGAACAGGAATACTTCCTTCAACAGGATGGCCGTCCCCTCGGCTGGCCGGAAGATCCGAACAGCTATCCTGCACCGCAGGGTGAGTACTACACCGGTGTCGGTTACTGCAACGTCGGCGATATCGCCCGTCAAATCGTTGAAGAACACCTCGACCTCTGCATCTTCGCCGGCATCAACCATGAAGGCATCAACGCCGAAGTGGCCAAGGGCCAGTGGGAATTCCAAATTTTCGGCAAGGGCTCCTACAACGCCTGTGACCAAATGTGGGTCGCTCGCTACCTTCTCCTTCGCCTCTGCGAAAAGTACGGTATCGATGTTGAGTGGCACTGTAAGCCATTCATCGGCGACTGGAACGGCTCCGGCATGCACTGTAACTTCTCCACCGACTTCATGCGTGAAACCGGCGGTAAGGACTACTTCATGAAGCTCATGGACAAGTTCGAAGAGTACAAGGACGAGCACATCGCCGCATACGGTCCGGACAATCACCTACGTCTCACCGGTCTCCACGAAACTCAGTCGATCGACAAGTTCTCCTGGGGTATCGCTGACCGTGGCGCTTCTATCCGCGTCCCGCACAGCTTCGTCAAGGACGACGCCTACAAAGGCTACCTGGAGGACCGCCGCCCGAACTCGCAAGGCGACCCCTACAAGATCGTTGCCCGCGTCTCCAAGACCGTCAACGAAGTCGAAGCCGAATTCAAATAA
- a CDS encoding serine/threonine protein phosphatase → MHEAKNTGRATVHIGYDGRVHKYFKGPQARERYENEVRVLKFLDQHGCPFVPKIIETDAEKLYLVTSNCGSRVDHLGTSKKEQIFAELEQYGVQHDDAEVRNITYSPQLGRFCVIDFEFATILVPGYPDPPEMKSVADRSQWVSKEGDHE, encoded by the coding sequence ATGCATGAGGCAAAAAATACCGGTCGCGCGACTGTTCATATCGGCTACGATGGGCGGGTGCATAAGTATTTCAAGGGCCCCCAGGCCCGGGAGCGCTATGAGAATGAGGTGCGGGTACTCAAATTTCTCGATCAGCACGGCTGCCCGTTCGTGCCTAAGATCATCGAGACGGATGCGGAGAAGCTTTATCTGGTGACTTCGAACTGCGGTTCGCGGGTCGACCATTTGGGCACGTCAAAAAAGGAGCAGATTTTTGCCGAATTGGAGCAATACGGGGTGCAGCACGATGATGCGGAGGTCCGGAACATCACCTACAGCCCCCAACTCGGACGCTTTTGCGTGATCGATTTCGAATTCGCCACCATTTTGGTGCCGGGTTATCCCGATCCGCCGGAAATGAAGTCGGTGGCGGATCGTTCGCAGTGGGTATCCAAAGAGGGCGACCATGAGTAA
- a CDS encoding PP2C family protein-serine/threonine phosphatase, with the protein MSKQEGSCAKNISWSGITDVGRFRKENQDAFLALTLDGQGVCRLGKYGQGSLDSADYIFAVSDGMGGANAGDFASRIAVDQITRLLPAAFRSSAGGMGVGFQDLLGEIFDHIHAELVKLGQSYEELSGMGATLSLCWVRPDWIYFAHVGDSRIYHLPADGGIRQISHDHTHVGWLQRKGELNEMQARSHPSRNALQQVLGGKNQNLSPHFGAIGYEPGDAFLICSDGLVEGLFNSGIKRLIRKPGPRDEGNPAERLVHEAVQTDGKDNTTALVFELS; encoded by the coding sequence ATGAGTAAGCAGGAGGGAAGTTGCGCAAAGAATATTTCCTGGTCCGGTATCACGGATGTGGGCCGTTTCCGGAAGGAGAACCAGGATGCTTTTCTCGCTCTGACCCTGGACGGGCAGGGCGTTTGCCGCCTGGGTAAATACGGTCAGGGCAGCCTCGACTCGGCCGATTACATTTTCGCGGTCAGCGACGGGATGGGCGGGGCCAATGCCGGTGATTTCGCCAGCCGCATTGCGGTCGACCAGATCACGCGTTTGCTGCCGGCGGCGTTCCGTAGTTCGGCGGGTGGCATGGGCGTGGGCTTTCAGGACCTGTTGGGCGAAATTTTCGACCACATCCACGCCGAGCTGGTGAAGCTCGGCCAATCCTACGAGGAACTCAGCGGGATGGGGGCCACGCTCAGTCTGTGTTGGGTGCGCCCGGATTGGATCTACTTTGCCCATGTCGGGGATAGCCGGATCTACCACCTGCCAGCGGACGGAGGCATCCGGCAGATCAGCCACGACCATACGCATGTCGGCTGGCTCCAGCGCAAGGGAGAACTGAACGAAATGCAGGCCCGCAGCCATCCCAGCCGGAATGCGCTCCAGCAGGTTTTGGGCGGGAAAAACCAGAACTTGTCCCCTCATTTCGGGGCCATCGGTTACGAGCCGGGGGATGCCTTCCTGATCTGCTCGGACGGCCTGGTCGAGGGGCTCTTCAACAGCGGGATCAAACGGCTGATTCGGAAGCCCGGCCCGCGTGACGAGGGGAATCCCGCCGAGCGGCTGGTCCATGAAGCCGTGCAGACCGATGGTAAGGATAATACCACCGCGCTTGTCTTTGAGTTATCATAG